tgacagggagagtccccctggagacactcagggttaagagtcttgctcagggacacaatggtagtaaatggggtttgaacctgggaatttgtggtgaatgtgttacccactaggctacttatcTAATCTACTCTATTATAAACGATGAACCACCACCATGGGCACCCATGGTTTTACAGGTTAACACACACGTTTACAACAAGCTCTGAACTGCTGGCGGTCTCATGCCACTTCAGGGACCTATCAGAACTGATCCAATATTAGGTTAATAATTCTCaatattttaatacttttacaGCTTTCACCGAAGGTTTGTGGCTCTGCGATGATGTTGCTCTTTACATGTAGATTTGCAAGtggttttaaaaacatgaagTGAACTTACATTCTTCAAGACCCTCAAAGGAGTTgcattatagtttttttttttttttttggaggtttGAAAATCACACATCAACCACACAGTTGGGGTTCTTCAAATATAAACACAACACTTAAACCAACTAACCTCTTGATAAGTTCTTGGAGGTTCCTAGGAGCTCATAGCCGGAGAAACCCACTTCTAAGGTCAGGTACAAGGCAAACTCATCCGGCATGAAACGGATGCTGTGATAATTCTTACAGATGGCCtcctgaaatacaaaaaaaaaaaaggcacagacACCTCTTTACACAAAACCTAGAGAGGATGCTAATGTAAAGGCAacgaaaaaatatgaaaaaatttaaatagatTGATTGCAGTGGCAGCCCATGAATGCCTCCCACCCACTGCTGCTCACCGTGAGCTTCTTCCTCTTGGCGTACGACGACCACGGCTGAGGCTCCAGCACGAAGAGCCCCCCGGGCCGGAGGTGCCGGTAGACCCTCTGAAAGAAACGCTTCAGCCCGGCGTCACCCCAGTTCAGGTGGACCCACTTGGTGACGCTCAAGCAGAGGACGAGATCGTACTCCTCCTTCTGAGAGTGCAGCAGTTTGTCGTTCTCCAGAACGTAGTTCCCCTTTGGCACAAGAGAAACAGGAAGTTCTCGTCAGCACTGTATATACGGTTTGGCGGAACGAAAGAGGTTTGTTTCTTCATTGCTGAACAGGGGCAAGAAGATATAAAGGGGTCAGGCGGGTAAAATTAGCGCTGGTGATGTAGTGTCTCGCGTGTGAAGAATTTCTGCACCATTCACAAGGTGTCGCGAAGAAAACAAAGTTGACCGCGCCCGGCATCAGAAAATAAACTGCAACGCAACGGCGGGCCCCATCGGGAGGAGGTGCAAAACGCGGAATTACTCAGAGATTCACTGGCTGTGTACCGAGCAAATACAGGCGAGAATAGACGGTTCATAAAGCGGGTTAACAAACACGTCCACGAACGGCCATCTTACCCTGACAAAGGAGACGTTGGCCGGGAAGACCCCGGGGGAGTGGCTCGGGGTGGGTGGCAGGGGTGGGGCGGCGATGGGGCCCCTGGAAATGCGCAGGGAGACCGGGAACGCGTGACTGGCTTCCAGGGGGGCCGCCGGGCCCCCCTCCTCCATTTTCTCACTCAGCTCGGCACCGATCCCTCCGGGCCCCTGTGTTGCGGGGGCCGCGTCGACCTCTTCCTGGGCGGCATTCGGTTGGTGGCGCCGGGCCCGGTGGGCCTGCATCTCGGAGAGGTAGTGTCGGATGTTCTGCCTGGCTGCGTGGACCAGGCCTCCGTCGATGTCCAGCCCCACGATCCGCCGGGGCCTCCAGTTTTTGGCGATGGTCAACGTGAGGTGGCCCGTGTTGCACCCCAAGTCCAGCACGTCTTTGCCTTGGAACCACTCGGGTCTCAAGACGTGCACCCGGGGGTCCTCGCTTAGACCTGGATTGCGGTAGCCATAATATTTGTTGTAGTTTCCATATTGAAATTTTGCCTTCTGGTTTTGCTGGTTCTTGCGCTGGTTGGAGGGGTGCTGCAGCCGCCCAGAAAACCCAGAACTGGGCTGACCGTGCCGTCCTTGGCCCGGGGACGGGCCCTTTGCAAAATGTGAGCTCTTGGGGGCGGGTCCTGAAGCATTTTCCGACCTGCTGAGCATGCGTCTGCGCTTGCGCTGGCGGCCTGCGGGCTGGGGGCCGTGAGGAGCCGCAGACGATTCGTCTGGACCAGCGGTGGCTGCAGATGTGCCACTGGACGTGCCTGGAACATGGGGACTGGATCTACCCATGTCCCGTATGGAGGCGTCGGTAGACCGTGCCTCTGCAGCTGCCGTGGGGTTCAGGAGCGCTGCCCCCTCGGGGAGATGGCTGCCGCCAGTGCTGCACGGGAGGGAAGAGGACTGGGTCCCCTCTGCAGGTGTGGGCCCACCCTCGCCGGGCTTCTTCCCCTCAGGGTCGGAGAGGCTCAGCTGCCCCGACGCTCCTCCAGTTCCGCCATGATGGCGGTTGCGGTGCCTCTTCCGGCCACCGCTCTTCAGGGGGGACACCAGGAACCCGCCGTCCCCCATCACGCCACTGTTCAGGTTGAGGGGGTCTGTGATGTCCCTGGGGATGAGGATCTCCACCGGGTCTCTGCTCTTGGCCGGCAGCGGCGAGGACTTGGGCGTCTCCGCGTTCAACGCCCGGTTCACCTCCTCATCCATCAAGCTGTTGAGGTTGAGCGGGTCAAAGATGTTGCCTCCTAGCAGGAAGTTGGTGGGCAGGACCGGGCCGCTCTCAGAGTTGGCCCGTCGACGCCTCTTCCCAAAAATGGGGTGCTTGAAGCCCAAATTCATGGTGCTACGGCGCTTGTTAAGCCTGGGCTGAttcagctgctgctgtttctgctgCTGCAATCCATTCTTGCCATCGGATACGTGGCCATCAGACGTCACCCCCTCCGTATCGCTCTTCGGCAGCGGGGCCGCGGACACCTCAGCATCCTCCGTGGCGTTGTCCCCATTGCTGTGCCTGGGGACGGTGACTCCCAGTATCACAGGGTCGCTCTGGACACTGTCAGTGGACTCCGGGAGCTGGCGGGATGGCGAGAGTGATATGGCTTCTCCTGAGACCCCCTTGCCCAGTAACACAGTCTCTTTGTCAACTGACATCTCGATCATCTTCCTCACAAGGCAGCGACTGATTCAGAAACGGCCCATGATCTGGAACGTTTGatgcacacattaaacacacacacaatgcaatttCCCAACAAGCTTCATATAGTCGTATGAACACTTACCCCTTGCTCCTTATTGGAAAAAGTAATGTTTGGAACACGTTTGGTCGTTCACGAAACGCCACCACATTTCTAGCTGCAGCAAataagcagcagcagcgtgtgAGTTCCACGCTCTCTTACTACGAAGTCTGAGCTTATTATGAAAAATTCCACCCCCAGCACAGGAGCGTAAACGTCGCACGTACGTCAACAAGTGCGAAGCGAAGCAAGAACccaccttttctctttttttcggTGCGTGCTGTGCGTGGCCCCGCCTCCGCAAAGCTGTTAGCGCGTTTGGTAATTAGCATAGGCCCGCCTCTGTGCGTGACGTCATCAGAGCGTTCATGAATAAATCGCTTCCACGGAAGAATGTacacgaaaaagaaaaaaaaaaaaagcccaaagaCGCGAAGGCTCGCTACGAACAGTCCGATATCCGCTTTCTCCGCCTTCCCTTAAAGCGACACTGCCCGAGCCTCGCTGCCGCCTCGGTTAATTTGTCTATATCGACAGGAAGAAAAGCGTCGCGCCTGAAGCCCCGAACCGCGACACCATCCAGCCCCGCGACCGTCACTGTCTCCGCTCTAGCCACGTTATATCAGAACGCTAAACAAGTCAGTTGTTTGAATGACACACCCCTCTAAATTTTAGGTTGTTTtcgtgtttaaaaaaaaattaaaatgaaagcgTCAACCAGCGCGGTAGTTCTGTGTGAGATTGTGTATGTTAGTGAGCTTGGTCTGGATATTTTTCCCCCCCTAGCCCCCAACTCCTACCGGATCTACTACACTAGACAACTTTCAGCTCATCTGCAGAATCTCACAGAGGGAACAAGCGTTTCGCCCGTTTATATACTCTCGCCGGAGCGCTGGACGACCGGACAAGCAGCCCGGCTGGCCAATGGAAGAGCAGTTTGCAGACGAAGATGCTAAGAACCGACCAATTGGCTTCCAGTCTAAGGATGGACTAGCCTCGCTAGCCCAGTTTTCCCTCACCATAGTCGTCCAAAGATGCGCCTGGCTGAAAACCAGCGCTCTGTTTCACACAATCTAACGTACGGTAAAAACAACGTCTGGAGTTTGGTGATCGTgttttaatcaattaattacATCAAACACATTTCTAAACCATGGCGCACGTGGCCCTAAATGAAAGCGGCATATTTGCCGCAGGCAGTGTAGGGTCTTACTAAATGCTTATCAagtaaacaaatacataaatccCACGTTGAGCGGAGACGGCGCGCGCcgtggggacaaaaaaaaacaagcttgtgtgtgtttcagcagaTTTAGAAACAGGGCAGCTGCGGACACGGGACTAAAATAAACGGGCAACGATCCCGTTACCCTCCCCCTCACTTTACATGCACGCGGTCGTTCAAGGAAACGCCGCGGCACGCTGGGTAATGGAGTTTTCCCGTCACCGACCAGTGGCTGCAGAACGGACATGATGTAGAGTTATTATAGCTTCAGTTAGTCATACTTTCTCTCACAGGAAAGTATGTTATGAGTTTTATATATAAGAGATGGCGACGCCTGACCTTCGTGGTTATTCATATGAATACCAAGAGGAAGAGTAAAAATGGATCATATACCCTTGCGGCTGGCGAATTTTAATTAGGGTCTAATTTTAGGGCATAGCTGTCGAAGTTAATGCCTCGGCCGTGCGTTACGCCTCtcggttatatatatattccaccCGCGACCCCACTTTTCACTTATACTTTGTCCGCGTGTGGTCACATTTTCACGGCGTTTTGGGCCCAGGTCAGCGTGCCCGCCGCCAGCAGAGGGCGACGTAACCACTGTCAGCCCGCCAGGGTCCCTTCGCCTTTGTTTACACGGAACTCTGCCAAGTGAGACGCGAGACCTGTGACGTCATACAGCCCCCCCAAGCCCACGCGTGGACCACTGCTGGAACAACGTGTACTGTTTAGAATACTTTATTACGTTTGTGCACACGTCCCTCTGGGCTCAGGTTTAGACTTTAATCCCGACGTTTCAGAGCGGATTCTTCCGGCGTTGTGCCTCAGCtggctctgtggcgcaatggatagcgcattggacttctacGAAATGATTTCGGGgtcattcaaaggttgtgggttcgagtcccaccagagtcgAGGTTTTTAGTGGTCGTTTCACATTAGCGTAGTAGTAGAAATCACGTGTTTTCATGTATAGAACATTATGTGTCTGTGTACGTTAcgtgtttatatatgttaatattaatatattgaaaaaaaaaaccacatccATTTTCCCAGTTGTTAAGCTTCTAATTATGGACCCTGATACTGTGCAAACTGCaggaaggattttttttgtttaattttatatgcttaattatttttatatgctAATATGTTATTAGGCCAGACCTGTAGAAAATTGGTTTGTTATGGATATGTACGGAATTCTCCAGCACTGTCTCTGAATCCCCCCAGGCCCATGTTCTGTTTTGGACCCAGTCCAGTGCTTGTGCAACGTGCTGGACTCCAACCCATTGGACCTGTGACTAGAATACCACACTCagttgcacaaaaaaaactttatgctATGAATGGTATTTTGTGAGTGAGATCCTGTAACATGAAAGGGCTCCGGGGTCCAGTGGAAATTGTCACCAGTGTCAGGCGCCGTTCGGTGCAGCGGTGGACTTTGATAGTTCCGAGTTTCCGCTGGGAACTCGCCATGATGACTGTCTGATGAACAAGCTGAGTGAGGGATCCACCATGCTTTGGGCCTCGCTTTTAATCTGCGATGCAAAGAGCTGCCtgctcttcctttttttgtttttcatgatcCTGGTTCttctaatgaggaggaggaactcATCAAACTTTCCTCCTGGACCCTGGTGGATTTCTTCCTGGGGAAAAATCTCTGTTGTTCTTGATCATCATGCCATTggcaaggtaaaaaaaatgaacatgcatGCTATATGTTAGTTATGTTGTGTGTTTAGATGAGCTATTTTGTTATATTGCTTTATGAAACGTACACTGATCAGCACATTAACACAGCACAACGAATCCGTGATCAGAGAGTtgccgccaagctgccactcaccaagtgtttcattgtgtgcactgtgtgctgttcctgttgtgtatacatttacatttacatttacggcatttggcagacggctttatccagagcgacttacaacgttctctcaagttaccatcgatgaagagatcaattccggttcactaggaccccaactatgaatacaatctttttattcactcttgttgtagattctgtacacaagtttgacaataagaaggttacaagttaatctaaatattctctaaagaggaaggtcttgagctgtcgtttgaaaatactcagtgactgagctgttctgacctcgagagtctagatgagcgtcttccttttaccttcagagatggagggaccaggcgagcagtactggaggctcggagtatacgaggtgcagtgtgaggtataataagggctgtgaggtaggatggtgctactccatgtttggctttgtaggccagcatcagtattttgaacctgatgcgtgcagctactgggagctgaggggcggtgtgggagaacttgggaaggttgaagatcagtcgtgcagctgcattttgtatgagttgtagaggtcggatggtacatagtggtagaccagctagaagggagttgcagtagtccagtcttgagattactaaggactgaaccagtagttgggtggcctgggttgacaggtaagggcggattcgtctgatattgtagagaaggaatctacatgagcgggaaagattgctgatgtgagttgagaaggagagttggttgtctattgttacgccaaggttgcgggctgttgcagaaggagagagctgtgagttgtccaggtaaatagcaagatcctgatgtggtgaagaatctgctggaatgaatattagttcagttttggtgggattgagttggaggtgatgggctgccatccaagacgagacgtcagttagacatgcagagattttggaagcagcatgtagatcagagggaggaaaggagaagaggagttgtgtgacgtcagcatagcagtgttaggataatccatgtgaggaaatgacttcaccaagtgatctcgtgtagaggagAAAATGAGGGACACccgtggagagtctacgtgaggtagatgtggatcctttccaagtcacttggtaagatcgctcatcaaggtaggaagcaaaccactgccatgctgagccccgaattccaagcctcttcaggattgacaagagagtcttgtggttaacggtgtcaaatgctgcagataggtcgaggagaataagaaccgatgacagttttgtaTCACAGTCCCACAGTCCCACAATAAGATTTCCTGGGAcgcgccatttcggtgtctgtcgctttaaatgctgatgaggaggagagaggcgggacgaggaggagagcggccaatagaagttgagcgggcattccgGTGCAGAgaggaagtcgtgtcgccgtTTTTACAGACAAGTTAAAACAAACCCGCTGGTTCTTTGGAGGCTTGCGTGATGgtacaaaaataacatttgtgctaatttttagatccaatcaccgagcaactgcaatgccgtgacggtcggtggagatgatgttttaggggagggggaaaaagcatgagaaacctttccccttatgacgacataaggggacaaattccagatccgaccgtctgagctgacGCTCTCTGTTAAATCATcgattaatgttaaatcatctcacagtgaaattttcctgtcaggggacctttaagtcgTGCAAGTCGCAAGCTGTTGCCTGCACTGATTGGACTTGTTTTTCTAGCACATCCCACAAATGCTCAATTGTGTTTAGATCTAGGAAATCTGGGAAATGTGGCATATCGACACCTCAAATGCTCCTCAAACTGCTCTGGCAACTAATTTTGCAGTGTGACAGGacacattatcctgctgaaagagtgCAGTGACATCAGGAAATTCTGTGTCCATGAAAGAGTGCACTTGCTTTGCAACTCTGTGTCGGTAatatcatcgtcatcatcaagATGATCAGTGTCATTCCCTTCTCCTTGATTAGCGTACATAGTGCAATATAACATATGTTCTTTCTTAGTGCTGTCAgtcatttacaaaatgcaaattgtAAAGTTATTTTAA
The window above is part of the Denticeps clupeoides chromosome 6, fDenClu1.1, whole genome shotgun sequence genome. Proteins encoded here:
- the mepcea gene encoding 7SK snRNA methylphosphate capping enzyme → MIEMSVDKETVLLGKGVSGEAISLSPSRQLPESTDSVQSDPVILGVTVPRHSNGDNATEDAEVSAAPLPKSDTEGVTSDGHVSDGKNGLQQQKQQQLNQPRLNKRRSTMNLGFKHPIFGKRRRRANSESGPVLPTNFLLGGNIFDPLNLNSLMDEEVNRALNAETPKSSPLPAKSRDPVEILIPRDITDPLNLNSGVMGDGGFLVSPLKSGGRKRHRNRHHGGTGGASGQLSLSDPEGKKPGEGGPTPAEGTQSSSLPCSTGGSHLPEGAALLNPTAAAEARSTDASIRDMGRSSPHVPGTSSGTSAATAGPDESSAAPHGPQPAGRQRKRRRMLSRSENASGPAPKSSHFAKGPSPGQGRHGQPSSGFSGRLQHPSNQRKNQQNQKAKFQYGNYNKYYGYRNPGLSEDPRVHVLRPEWFQGKDVLDLGCNTGHLTLTIAKNWRPRRIVGLDIDGGLVHAARQNIRHYLSEMQAHRARRHQPNAAQEEVDAAPATQGPGGIGAELSEKMEEGGPAAPLEASHAFPVSLRISRGPIAAPPLPPTPSHSPGVFPANVSFVRGNYVLENDKLLHSQKEEYDLVLCLSVTKWVHLNWGDAGLKRFFQRVYRHLRPGGLFVLEPQPWSSYAKRKKLTEAICKNYHSIRFMPDEFALYLTLEVGFSGYELLGTSKNLSRGFQRPIYVFHKGTSKK